CCGCTGCTGAGGAAAAAGGCAAATCCGTTGGTGGCCAATTCCCAACCCGTGGTGGCTAACACCGCTCCCCAAAAGGCGGCCCAGCCGCTTACCTGGGCATTGGGCACCCAACGGTATAACCCCCAAAAAAGCGCCAATCTTAACAAAACTGGCAACAGGTTTGACCAAATTCGCCACAATCCTGTTTGGTAAATCTCGATACCATCACCCAGCGGCACGCTGAATTGCGCCAGCAAGTTGGTGACAAACGTTGATAACACCGATAGGATTAGCAGGGCAACCAATACGCCCACAATACTGAGTGCCACCAGCCGTCGTTTTAAAAAATTGCGAACATCTGCTTTGGTCCAGGCGGCGTTGATGTTATAGGCCAGCGTATTGAACACGCCCGATGCGGCCCAGAGCAAACCCACAATACCCACAATGCTAACCGTCCCCCGCAACGCCAACACCCGTTGAATATTCTGCTGAATCAAATTTTGAGCGCCGGGTAGATTTTCGGCAATTGCTTGCGATACCTGCTGTTGCACCACATTTCTTTCTAAAATAAAACTGCCGACGGCAATAATCAGGAGCAAAAGGGGAAATAACGAAAACAGGGCAAAATAAGCTATAGCCGCCGCGGCTTGCGGTGCTTTAGCGTTGGTAAAACTTTCAACCGATGTTGCAATCAGGTTAAAAATTCCGCCACTACTTTTATCAAGCCGGTTATAAACATTTTTTAACTGGTCTACCAGATTTTTTGCAAATTTGTTCATTGCTCAGTTGAAGGTTGTTGCCTGACTTTTGTCTTGTTGACCAGCCGTCTTTCTATCATGCCCAATCCACGCAAAATCACCAATACCAGCAGGGCCACGCCAACAGCCAATATCCACTGCTGCAAGGCCACACTGATGCCAATGGCGGCAGCCACCAGAATGGAGGCGGCTGTGGTCAGCCCTTCCACCTGTTTTTGGGGGCTGTGCCGGATAATCGTGCCCGCGCCCAGAAAAGCCACCCCCGTAACAACGGCTTCCATAATCCGAATCGGGTCGGCCCGAATGACCGAGGTACCCAGGTCTATGGCAAAATGATTAACGGCAACATCGCTGAGGCCAACCAGTAGGGCTGCCGCCCCGCCAACCAACACGTGTGTACGCAGCCCGGCGGGTTTATCGGCCAATTCACGTTCCACCCCGATGAGGGCACTCAAAAAGGCCGCCAGGATTACCTCAAGCAGTATCTGAAATTGTGCCGATTGATAAAAAACCGACTCCATAAATCATTCCTCTTTGACAACATCGCCGGCGTACAAAGTAGATACCTGACGCAAGGTAAGCGCCTGATCAAATTCGGTTTGGGCCGAAATACCGTCGGCAGGCATGACGACGTGAAACCAGCGCAGCCCAGCTGAAGCCGCGGTGTCACGGTCGTTCTTAAAGTGGGTATCCTGCGTAAAAGCCACGTGCATCCCCATACTCCGGGCTGTTTTAAGCAAAGTTTTAATATGCGGTATGGTTGCCTGGGCTGCTTGAACAAGCAATTGGCCTTTTGGATCCACAAAGTCGTTTTGCATATCCACAATAATCAATGCGGTTTTGTCGGCATTGAGCCTGATTTCTTCTTTAAAGGGAATTTCCGGTACGGCAACGGTTTCGTTGGGAATAAATTGACATATCATAGACTAACTCCTTTTGAGGTCGAATTGATCTCGACAGAAAGTTGGGTCTCGCCCATATATTTTTTCTGATGGACGGGCAGGTTCAGTTTTTCAAAGATACGCACCACCGGGCGATTTTCGGGAATAATAGAGGCGACAAATTTGTGGATGCCCATTGAACGGGCAATTTGGGTGAGTCTTTGGGTTAGATGCGTGCCTAACCCCTGGTTTTGAAGATCATCGCGGACCAGCATAGCAATTTCGGCCCACGTATCGGTAGGCCTGGTCCGGCTGAACCGGACAACGGCCACAATGTGTTCGTCGCCATCATCTTCCAGTGTGGCAGCCAGCGCCACATCTAATTGAGTATTGACCCTGGCCAGATTTTGTGCCTCTTCTTCAATTTGTTCCGGCGATAGATGTTCGACCGAGGCGTGAAAGCGCAGCCGTTTGGAACGGTCCGAGAGCCGGTGGAATAATTGCACCAATAAGGGGGCATCGTCCGGCTGCATCGAGCGAATCACTACCCGGCGGCCATCTTTTAAGGTAAAGGTTTTAACCTTTTGTTTTATGTTGTTTGAGCCGGCAACGCTATTTGGGGCCATTGAGATAAATCACCTCTTTCACTCATTGTATTTATTGTATCGCTTTGATAACGCCCTGCCCATACTAATTTGAGCGATTTTAAAATAAAAAAAGAGTTATCTTTGGATAGCCCCGGCAGGTTGAAGAAACTTTTGTCCTTACTCGGATGGGCAATGATTCGTATTGCCCGGTTGGATTATGGGAGAAACCTCGTTGAGTGTCTGGAAGCCCCGAAAGTTTAGGCCGGGATTGTTTCTCACTGTGTCCCGATTCTGGTCGCCTCAATCAACTGCTGCTTGCGCTTCCACAGCCGTTGCGTGAGCGAGACATGGTAAATGTGTGGATTCATAATTCGTTTGACGCCCGCATCTAGGCGGTCTAAATCTTGTTGCCGGCATTGCCGGATGGCTTCCAATTCAGGTAAATCGTAAACCAACTTGCCCTTATGCCACACATCAACCAGCAGCGGTTCTATTTTGGTAATTTCTGTTTGCGTCGGTTGGCGGTGTTTGGTGTGGTCCGACCCGTGTTGCAGCAAGATGGTCTCCATCTGGCGCGGGTCTTCATCATCAAGACTCAATAAATCTGCGGTGGCATGGCCGCGTTGGTCGTACAACCGCCAGGCGTGTTTGTGTCCCGGATTAGGGGTTTTAGCGGGATTTTCGGAAATCTTGATGGCCGGTATCCAGTTAGCCTGGTCGCATACGGCCACTAATTTGTAAACGCCGCCCAGCGCCGGTGCGCCGTGCGAGGTAATCAACCGCGTGCCCACCCCGTAGACCAGGCGCCGCCGCAGGTGGTTGGGGTCAACGCCAAATCGTTCGGCTTCCTGGTTGATTTGGGTCAAAATTTGCCAGATAACCAGTTCGTCGAGATCATTCGAAAGCACAATCGCGGTGTCGGAAAAACCGGCCTCATTGAGCATTTTGGCGGCGTGAATACTGAGGTAAGCCAGATCGCCGGAATCCAGCCGGATGCCGACCGGCCGGTGTCCCCGGCGGCGCAACTCTTCAAAAACGGTAATCGCGTGGGGAACGCCGCTGCCCAGCGTGTCAATGGTGTCAACCAGCAGCAGGCAGTCGTCGGGATAAACTTCGGCGTAGGCGCGGAAAGCTTCCAGTTCGCCCATGCCCAGGGCCATAAAGACTTGCACCATACTGTGCGCGTGGGTGCCTTTGGGCGGCAGGCCCAATACATACGAGACGCCAACGTTTGAGGTGAAATTGGCGCCACCGATGAGCGCGGCTCTGGCGCCCGCGTTGGCGCCGGTAGCGTGCCCCCGGCGCAGACCAAATTCCAGCAGCAACTGGCCCTCGCCACTCTGGTGAATGCGGGCCGCCTTGGTGGCGATCAGGGTTTGATAATTGAGATGATTAAGCAGCGATGTTTCCAGAATTTGGGCCACAGCCAATGGCCCTTGAACTACAGTCAGCGGTACGTGTGGATGGACGACCCGTCCTTCGGGAATGGCGCGGATAGTCAGGTGGTCAAAACTGAAGTTGTTTTGCAGCCACGCTAGAAAATCGTCGTCAAATATCGGAGCGCCGGTTTGGCCGGTCTGGCTGCGCAAATAGGCAATAGTCTCATTGTTGAAGCGGGCGGTTTGCAGCCAATCCAGCAACCATTCCAGCCCGGCATTAATGCAGTACCCGGCCCGATGAGGGCCGTAGTCAGGGTAGTCGCGGAAAAAATGGTCAAATTGCACCTCTTTTTCGTGAAGACCTTGCCGGTAGTAAAGTTGGGCCATACTGAGCTGGTATTGATCGGTAAAGAGAATGCCTTCGGCGTTTTTTTGGGTATCGGCGTTCATGATGGGTTTACCTGCAAATTGTTTCTGATGACTCGCACGCCTTTTAAGCCGCGCACAATGG
This genomic interval from Anaerolineae bacterium contains the following:
- a CDS encoding GNAT family N-acetyltransferase — encoded protein: MAPNSVAGSNNIKQKVKTFTLKDGRRVVIRSMQPDDAPLLVQLFHRLSDRSKRLRFHASVEHLSPEQIEEEAQNLARVNTQLDVALAATLEDDGDEHIVAVVRFSRTRPTDTWAEIAMLVRDDLQNQGLGTHLTQRLTQIARSMGIHKFVASIIPENRPVVRIFEKLNLPVHQKKYMGETQLSVEINSTSKGVSL
- a CDS encoding YihY/virulence factor BrkB family protein, with the translated sequence MNKFAKNLVDQLKNVYNRLDKSSGGIFNLIATSVESFTNAKAPQAAAAIAYFALFSLFPLLLLIIAVGSFILERNVVQQQVSQAIAENLPGAQNLIQQNIQRVLALRGTVSIVGIVGLLWAASGVFNTLAYNINAAWTKADVRNFLKRRLVALSIVGVLVALLILSVLSTFVTNLLAQFSVPLGDGIEIYQTGLWRIWSNLLPVLLRLALFWGLYRWVPNAQVSGWAAFWGAVLATTGWELATNGFAFFLSSGLASYELVYGSLGTIVGLMFWIYLGSLITLFGAHLTATITQRNHSTG
- a CDS encoding MgtC/SapB family protein, with protein sequence MESVFYQSAQFQILLEVILAAFLSALIGVERELADKPAGLRTHVLVGGAAALLVGLSDVAVNHFAIDLGTSVIRADPIRIMEAVVTGVAFLGAGTIIRHSPQKQVEGLTTAASILVAAAIGISVALQQWILAVGVALLVLVILRGLGMIERRLVNKTKVRQQPSTEQ
- a CDS encoding cysteine hydrolase family protein, translated to MICQFIPNETVAVPEIPFKEEIRLNADKTALIIVDMQNDFVDPKGQLLVQAAQATIPHIKTLLKTARSMGMHVAFTQDTHFKNDRDTAASAGLRWFHVVMPADGISAQTEFDQALTLRQVSTLYAGDVVKEE
- a CDS encoding nicotinate phosphoribosyltransferase; the encoded protein is MNADTQKNAEGILFTDQYQLSMAQLYYRQGLHEKEVQFDHFFRDYPDYGPHRAGYCINAGLEWLLDWLQTARFNNETIAYLRSQTGQTGAPIFDDDFLAWLQNNFSFDHLTIRAIPEGRVVHPHVPLTVVQGPLAVAQILETSLLNHLNYQTLIATKAARIHQSGEGQLLLEFGLRRGHATGANAGARAALIGGANFTSNVGVSYVLGLPPKGTHAHSMVQVFMALGMGELEAFRAYAEVYPDDCLLLVDTIDTLGSGVPHAITVFEELRRRGHRPVGIRLDSGDLAYLSIHAAKMLNEAGFSDTAIVLSNDLDELVIWQILTQINQEAERFGVDPNHLRRRLVYGVGTRLITSHGAPALGGVYKLVAVCDQANWIPAIKISENPAKTPNPGHKHAWRLYDQRGHATADLLSLDDEDPRQMETILLQHGSDHTKHRQPTQTEITKIEPLLVDVWHKGKLVYDLPELEAIRQCRQQDLDRLDAGVKRIMNPHIYHVSLTQRLWKRKQQLIEATRIGTQ